Proteins found in one Rhodobacter capsulatus SB 1003 genomic segment:
- a CDS encoding alpha/beta fold hydrolase, protein MLDSLDCNLCMLGAQGAPVVLSHGYGCDQTVWKDVAPSLALRHRVVLFDHAGCGGADPALYDRQRHARLQGYAEDVIRLLTRLDLGPVRFVGHSISSMIGALAALERPDLFAELVMIGPSACYLDEEGYHGGFSRDTVEDLLALMDRNFIGWAASFAPVATGNPDRPDLARDFARRLQRNDPEIASAFARATFFSDTRAFLPLLRVPVLILQSPDDPIAPDTAVDFVHRAIPGSRLVRLDSSGHCPHISHPQAVAAALRTAFDTPPPQA, encoded by the coding sequence ATGCTTGACAGCCTGGATTGCAACCTTTGCATGCTTGGCGCGCAGGGCGCGCCGGTGGTCTTGTCGCATGGCTACGGCTGTGACCAGACCGTCTGGAAGGATGTCGCGCCGTCGCTGGCGCTGCGGCATCGGGTGGTGCTGTTCGATCACGCGGGCTGCGGGGGCGCCGATCCGGCGCTTTACGACCGTCAGCGCCATGCCCGCCTGCAGGGCTATGCCGAGGATGTCATCCGCCTGCTGACCCGGCTCGATCTGGGGCCGGTGCGGTTCGTCGGCCATTCCATCTCCTCGATGATCGGCGCGCTTGCGGCACTCGAGCGGCCCGATCTTTTCGCCGAGCTGGTGATGATCGGCCCCTCGGCCTGCTATCTGGACGAAGAGGGCTATCACGGCGGTTTCAGCCGCGACACGGTCGAGGATCTGCTGGCGCTGATGGACCGCAATTTCATTGGCTGGGCGGCCAGTTTCGCGCCGGTCGCCACCGGCAACCCCGACCGGCCGGATCTGGCGCGGGACTTCGCCCGGCGGCTGCAGCGCAACGACCCCGAGATCGCCTCGGCCTTTGCCCGCGCCACCTTCTTTTCCGACACCCGGGCGTTCTTGCCGCTGTTGCGGGTGCCGGTGCTGATCCTGCAATCGCCCGACGATCCGATCGCGCCGGACACCGCGGTCGATTTCGTGCATCGGGCGATCCCGGGCAGTCGGCTGGTGCGGCTCGACAGTTCCGGCCATTGCCCGCATATCAGCCATCCGCAGGCGGTGGCCGCGGCGCTGCGGACCGCCTTTGACACGCCGCCGCCGCAGGCCTGA
- a CDS encoding NAD(P)-binding domain-containing protein, whose protein sequence is MRIGILGTGAIAEAVVRGIAADGHEITVSDRSATRAAALAREVAGLRVAPNQAVLEAADVVILGLVAGAAATVLPGLRFRPGQRVISLMAGAALTEVAAWVAPARAEAVMLPYPAIAAGGSPILAFGDTGLVTALFGARNRIFALASEAELADFLVAQAVLSPLALALADTAAWLAPRVSDPAAAEVFLRDLVATSLAAGPLRDLLTALDTPGGYNRRLRQHMERAGLTGDLRAGLDDLAGRAPPR, encoded by the coding sequence ATGCGGATCGGGATCTTGGGGACGGGCGCGATCGCCGAGGCGGTGGTGCGGGGGATTGCCGCGGACGGCCACGAGATCACCGTCTCCGACCGCAGCGCGACCCGGGCGGCGGCGCTGGCGCGCGAGGTCGCGGGGCTGCGCGTGGCGCCCAATCAGGCGGTGCTGGAGGCGGCCGATGTGGTGATCCTCGGCCTTGTCGCGGGGGCAGCGGCCACAGTTCTGCCAGGGCTGCGGTTCCGGCCCGGGCAGCGGGTGATCTCTCTGATGGCGGGGGCGGCGCTGACCGAGGTCGCGGCCTGGGTCGCCCCGGCCCGGGCCGAGGCGGTGATGCTGCCCTATCCCGCCATCGCCGCGGGCGGATCGCCGATCCTGGCCTTTGGCGACACCGGGCTGGTCACGGCGCTGTTCGGCGCGCGCAACCGGATTTTCGCGCTCGCCTCCGAGGCCGAGCTGGCCGACTTTCTGGTGGCGCAGGCGGTGCTGTCGCCGCTGGCGCTGGCGCTGGCGGACACCGCGGCCTGGCTGGCCCCGCGCGTCAGCGACCCCGCCGCGGCCGAGGTCTTCCTGCGCGATCTCGTCGCCACCAGCCTGGCCGCCGGTCCGCTGCGCGATCTTCTGACGGCGCTTGACACCCCGGGCGGCTACAACCGGCGGCTGCGCCAGCACATGGAGCGCGCGGGGCTGACAGGGGATCTGCGCGCCGGGCTTGACGATCTGGCCGGGCGGGCGCCGCCGCGCTGA